In Glycine max cultivar Williams 82 chromosome 4, Glycine_max_v4.0, whole genome shotgun sequence, the genomic stretch TCTTAAATGGTCATTTGGTGATGTAGTGAACATTTAATATTCTAGAAGTGTCCAACACCAAGAAGAAGGTCATTTCATCGGTGGCAACACtatggaggcaatttaagtcaTCCCTGACAGGGAGGGGCAAGATGATCAGACTCTTTATAATAAGTATGGTGTGGATCCAAAGACTTAGGAGGAATTTTTTGCAAGCCGCAAAACCCTTTCTTGGTAGGTTAGTTATGTGTGTTGTTTTTTGaaatagtaatttataatttatttgagtatTTTGTTGAAATTGTGTCTAATTTACTCACAGGGAACAAAAAAGAAGGCTCAAGAAATCCATAATCATAACGATAGTCCATACTTACTGTCTCGTAGAGGTTACTTGTTGCTTGCGAAAACATGATGGAggataaaaggaagaaaagataggAGGCATCAATCCAATCTAGGGGTTCAGCAATTATGGACCCTTCATCTCCCACTAAAAGACATGTGAACTTGAAGATGGCCTACATAAAACGTGGGTAGATGACATAGGGAAGCTTTGTACCCCATGGTCATCAGGATATACTGACTACTACCATTAGGCGACCTAAGCACTCAAGTCATGTTCATGTTGTGGGAGTTGGTGTGACCATTAGCCAATACTTTGGACATGCATCACATGGCTCCAATAGTTCTACATCCATCACCCCACAACAGTTGGTTGAGATAATAGAGCCCCTAAAATAAGAGTagaagagagaaacaaaaaaggagAACAGACATAACATAGAGAGTATTAAATAGGAGTTAAGGGAGGTCTTCATGAACAACATGAGTTAGAAGGTATCCCAACAACCACCTCTAGTTGAGGAAGATATACAAGTTTAAGGTTCTCGTGTGAGCACAAAGGGAAGCTGTGCTAATATTGTTGTTAATCCCTCGAGGGAGAAGCCTCACTCTAATATCAGACCTACAATAGGGTTATATGTTAATGATGACCATTCTACCTGTTTGGTGACATTGGGAAAAGTATATGAAGGGGCGTCAACCATACACCATATGCATTTGACCGATGATGTGGTCAAGGTGGCTATTGAAGAAGTTTGAGATGTTGATGCTCAGTctccttctccttttctttttctaaagcCTTTCTCATCTCATCTGAGTTGGACTAAGTACTTCTTCCAGTCCTGgttttcaatctcttctcaCTCCTGATATGATCAGTGAGAAGAGGTGAggaccttttcttcttctctttcttcgtctctcttttctttcgtctttttatttttctacttttccATGTTCTAAGAATCCTCCTTATCAGAATAGATGCAGACAGTCTCCATTTGTGATTAGGGTTTCAGCCTCAAAGCTACAACATTCTTCTTTCCTGGGATAAAACCTCATATCCCCTTAATTCATCCTCTATACACACTCCAAAGTGCCTATAAATGATAATCATCAACATTCCAAAGTACGTTGATCATATGATTGATGATTAAATGGAACAAACTGAGAGGCATTTTCCTCCATAGATAGTAAATGACCATAAGATCATGGCCATTTACCTCTTGGAAGATTCTAGCCCTTGGCAGCATAGAGTGTATGCTGATCCAATAGACAATTCTTCCAAAGGATGTCAAAGATTTACACTTGAAGTCTTTATCTCTATCCTccaaaaaattcttttgaatcttcttcttttttagccCTATTATTTCAAACACTTCAGTTGTCAACAGGAACTCCTAACAAGTCTGCTAGGAGTTGTTCTGAGATCAGAATCTCAGTTCCCTTCAGTGTAGCCTTTAGTGTGAAGTTGTTGCTATCTACCTCAGTAGCAACAAAGAAAGTTCTTACTAGCCGTGGGTAGACTAGTTCATTTACTTCAAAAAAATCTAGTTCACCTTTGATTTCTCACAAAACAGAGAATGTCCCAATTATTCTCCTTGATCTATAAAAGATCAATATATTTTCCATAGACTATCTTTTTCCTAATCCAGCTTTCAAAACTTTTCCTTCAAGTTCTTGTCAGTGAAAAGAGCATGAGCTCCATATTTTGATCCCTTCCTCTTCTATTTAGACTATTTTTCTTTCACAACActcctttttttggtgatccTATCACAATAACATGAGGGGGTGTGAAGGTCATAGTAACCCATGTATTAGACTCAGAGGAAATGTGGATTGCTTTAGCTATACCCTTGTCTTGGCTTCTAAGAAAGGGTGAGTGAATAGATTCATCCCCCTGTAAATTTTGGAGGCAAATTCATGACTCTAGACAGACTCATTTCTATTACAACTATTTACtctattttgataatattttttgcaGGTACTTCTAAGATTTAGATAGAATTATCTTTCCTAAATACAAAATAATGGATCTTGGTAAATTCTCTTGTATAATAGAATTGGATATAAAATGAACTGGACTTTTGTCGGTTCACTgatcttaattaaaattttttaatatattattcttaAAGCAATCCACTACCAAAAACATGGCTTTCTACAACGATCGAAAACAACATACAACGACGGTTGTCAACCGTCGTAGAATCTAACATCGTTGAAAGTGTTAACTTTCAACGATGGGTAAGCAgacaccgtcttagaaaattggcaactttctaagacgattcttacATAAGCACCGTCCTTGAAAtacagattatttttaattattgatattttttctgAACGATATCCAATcagaaaaaaatgtgaataattaaaaataatctttattaGCATGATTGTAattgatattaatattaaaatttattcaaaaaataaataaatattaattacaatcatgatagattaaataaaaataagaggttgacaaattaaaaattccTAAGACAatttcatagaaaaaaaaagttattacaattttttttattataaggtAATTGCATTTACTTCAAATTTAAGTAAATGATAAAATACACAGACCAATAATCCAAACGTATCAACACTATACAGATACATACTAGATTTCATGAGTacaatgtaattaaaatttcatacaTCAAATGACAGTCCATAGAACTTACTTGGAAGTGCTTAAAATAGCAGCTCTCTGACCAACAATACTTATAAGCACCTCAATGGACTAAGTTACCTGAAtgttggtatttttcacacaaaatatgagtcaaaagaacctatcacaccaaaattcagccaaaaataacaaccctaactatcaaaacaaaaatcgccaattaaattgtcaaTAGCAGTCACTAATTCAGTCGCTAAGGGATTtgcactactactctgttttccagatcagcaaaagtggtcgctaaatccgtcgcaaagcactattcacaacaaaacacaaaaactgaaacagaggaagcgctgaacagaaaaactaaagcaaaacaccacactaaacaaaataacgaGACACTaaacacactaacacaacacgaaaacttaaaacaactaaacataaaacacgaatcactagctattatgaacctttggacattgCTCCTggcaacggtgccaaatttgatcgaggtcgtacccgaatcaaataaacattaaaatgctaagtgatcctaggtcgtttcccaacgagcaatgataaaccaaatgttcataacagatagtaggaaaatagtaacgaatttgggggggggggtttgcttttgtaaattaaacaacgaatagatgtgaattagaaaatatcataattaaaacatgttgcttccccttgattcacaagcaagtctcttatcctaggttacgagagtttatcatttatcagttcaaccacttaatccaaccctaaattaaattactaagcgaaatttaacataaggcattcattatgtgattaagcaacacatacaccaattaatcataaacgatcattaagcatgaacgtaaattaagtgcatagacaattaatcaagcattaagcatgcatgaattaatagcaacaaatacagagtaattagtgaagaggaaaaacttatcagaatttaatagtaataatagaacctcaaagagaattgtgcttgatcctcaagagaaaacaacgctggagacttagccttccattaatcaataaagaacgaaattatagattgaagaacaaaattttattgctaaaacgaaaagtgACTAAAACGGAAAAgagagtagcactctaaaactaaaatgaaaaagagagaaaggagagaaagaagagagaagagagagcctaaactagaaaCTTGGTGTTGTTACatagttttcagccccaaagcttacaaatctgttttaaatccaagcccataaataaaataaaatctagataagataagataagatttagatgaaataatatctagatgagatcaaatctaaataatatctagataagataaaatttggtagaataaaatagtctgctctcttcaagccCAAGCcgaattctggattcaagcccaattgcttataattctcttgaaattaaattaaaaacacaaaattaatccagtaggcccaaatgataaaactgcataattaatttgataattaaggctaatcaataattaaaatggtgacaaaaagagttaagaaatatgagaaaatgatgacacatcacaaACTTTGACaaatacaaggggactacttgccccaagaaccacctGAATATGTACTGTCGGAAATGGGGGCGTACGCGAAGGATAAGAAGCtcttgatgcattttttttcaagagagtATGGCTGGGGAAGCTATCACTTGGTACACTAACCTAGAATCTTCCCGGATCCGTTcttggaaagacctaatggCTGCCTTCATCAGACAGTACCAGTACAATTCCGACATGGCTCCTGATAGAATGCAGttgcaaaacatgtgcaaaaggAAGCATAAGTCCTTCAAGGAATACACCCAgaggtggagggatttggcagctcaagtagcgccctcaatgatggaaagagaaattataacgatgatagtagacacgttaccagtgttctactatgagaagatggtggggtACATGCCCTCAAGTTTCGCGGATCTGGTATTTGCGGGTGAAAGGATCGAGGTAGGCCTAAGAAGGGGCAAATTCAATTATGTTGCTTCAACAAGTGTTGGCAATAGGAAGACTGGAATAGGTGGAGCTAAGAAaaaggagggagatgcccatgATGTAACCACAACTCCCACATGGCCAAGTTCCCAACAAACCCCTCACAACCCCATGTACCAATATCGGATCTCCTCCCTGTCCGACACCCATCCAACCGAGAATGCTCACTAACCACAAAGACCTCCCCAACATCACCCACAAAATCCATTCCTAGCACAGCCTCGACCAAATGTAAATCCCAACCCCAATACAAACACTAACCCAAGGAGGAACTTCTCGGAAAGAAAACCCACGGAGTTTACCCCGATACCAATGTCGTATGCCAACCTGCTACCATCCTTGCTCAGCAACCAATTGGCTGTGGTGAGCCCCAGAAAAGTCTATCAACCCCTATTTCCCTAATGGTACAATCCTAACGCCATATGTGCCTATCATGGTGGTGTCCTGGAGCACTCTATCGAGCAGTATGTAGCCCTCAAGCACAAGGTACAAAGGTTGATTGATGCTGGATGAttgacatttcaagaggatagTTTGAATGTGAGGACTAATCCacttgccaatcatggaggcTTAACGGTGAATGCAGTGGAAGAATGGGAGTCTCGAGGGCTAAAGCAGATAGGGGACGTGTCAACTTCCAGGCGGTTCATATTGGAAGCATTGCGCGAAGCCGATGTAATTGACCTTGACGGCAACAAAGGAGATCTGTGCTTAATGCATCCAGGGGCGTCGCATGATGTGGAAACATGCCCAATAGTTGAGGAACTGCTGCAGGGGATGATAAATAGGGGGCAAATTGAAATCCACAGCGCAAAGAAGGAGGAAGGAGAGGTATGCATGCTGTCGGTTGATAGAAACCCAAGTAAgcctaagcctttggtgatccatTTCACCAGGGACATTACCACTTAGAGGCCCTGAGGCTTCCAGCCCTTAACAGCAAAGACGCCTACACCCTGTGATTGCATATGTTGTataaaggttttgatgatgccaaagattgaAGCAATTCAAAGTTTATTATAAGTTAAAGTCAAGATCAAGAGATCAAGAGAAAAGATTCACTTTAGTCCATTATTTGTTAAATGAATCTCTTAATGGTTGAAAAGGTTTGGCCTTAAAAGCTTAATTctcaaaatctcttataaaaagttttaagtGTTTTacacttttgaaaataatatatttctctggtaatcgattatcataggctgtaattgattaccagaagtcaaaattgattttacaaGCTGTTTCAGaaagtttgaatttaaattttaaaagttgtaatcgattaatactttgtgtaatcgattaccgttTCACCCTCGTACTACTTGTTAAAATTGGTGATGCAAAATCTAACCGGCAAGTGTACCGAGTCAttcaagtaataataaaacggtaagaattgagtatcaaactcagggaacttgttttatttgGCAAAGCATCATTCAATAGGCAGACATTTGTGCAAAGAATTGATTATcatgaattaaaaacaaaagtgatTTCTATTCTAATTGAAAATAGTAAATATGAGCAAGTGGATGTGAAAACAGATATGAAAAAGCATTGGGTCCTCCTACTGagatacttgatgcaattaaaaGTATTTCTCTATTTAAGGTTATTTCTATGTTCTATGTTGAGGGctaaaataccaaacaccgatGTCTCGTGCGTTTGGACTAATTCAAATTAAGCTTCATTctcagatgtctcttgttgaacttagcctaaccgaACAACGTTACGActacaacataataaaaactaaattaccacACTCCATGTCCAGACATACAATAacttagccctgtcctatctAGTTCTAAGGATgcaatacattttccaatgctaaagctcCTAAAAACAcgtacaaatgggtgatcaagccataagCATGCAATAATAAAGCACaaatagaaacaatgaacacataaaacaactttaaatagataggaTAAGAGTTTACATCAAGTACTCAGCAGAATTCCCCAATAATGGGTTTAGCCTTCCATCACAAGGAAGCACCTTTTACAAGCAGGAGAAGGGGTTTGAGAGCAATTCACAGATACACAGTGgggaggatgtctcctccacctctaaagATCGAAAAATCACTCAAAAACCTAGAATCTACCTAAAAGCTAAGGTTTTTGCTCCTTTGCTCTATTTTGCGcctctattctttatttttctctattcttCACCAATCCCTCTTATCTTCTTTCACAACAGGctttaaaaagggctttctgacCTCGACGTCGCACTTAGCACCAttttcgcgcttagcgcgcgtaagtgaacatccgctaagcgagctggGCGCGCTTAGCGAAGGAAGAGACAAACGTCTCGCTGAGTGAGTTGATGATGCGCTGAGCGTGCAAATGCTTCTCAGATTCTCCTTCAGATTCTTCCAACTCGCTAAGCGGGTTGAGTTCCTTGCTTTGCGCATgattctcgctaagcgcacaagtctcgcttagcgagacagcaGCTGCTAGCCTTCACAAATTTCATCCATTTTACatgaaattgaagttgaaacACATTAAATTCACAATGTTGGGCATTTCTACTGAacaaaactaaactaaacctaaaaatatgtacaaacctacaaaaagaacaataaattgGGAAAAAGACATGTTTTATAacacttttctatacaaaagttagtcgtaaatgacgactaacaatTACCAGTAACgaaatttttgaaattcaaattgaaaagacaTGACTCTTCATtaaataactgtgtaatcaattaccagtgaggaaatttcaaaaataactctgaaaagtcacatcctttcataagtttttgaaaagccaccaaaggcctataaatatgtgacttgtctACAAAATTTTTCAGAACTTCattgtcttattctctcaaataCAAACctttgggcaaacacttgcaaatcaattaaggattcttctaagttcttcaatttgtattatacttctctaaaaaagagaaaaacttatgtacttcaaaaagaaaattgttgttGTGATCAAAAGGCAGTGAGtctcttgatttgtgagtttttctgaacacaagggaaaggtatCCCTaggtggttcagaagttgtaaaggaatttacaaggatagtggaaatctcaagtggattgcttgaggactggacgtaggcacaggaagtggccaATCCAGTATAAactgagtttgcaattctctcttcccttatctcatttacattattgtaatttaattttgtattgcaCATTTAAAGAGCATTCATTAAATTGttcattgcttcttcttctatatATTAACTCTGTATATATCATtaaaagagagaattaaaatttgttaggggaaaattatgaaacttaattcaccccccctcttaagttattgagaccaCTTGTTTAACACACCCTTCCTTTACAAGAGTGATAAGGCAGTGCCATGGAAATATGGCGTACAAGGGCCCGATGGAAGGTGGGACACGTCCATCATACGTTGAGGGCAGGGGGCACAACAAGGCTTTGCACGTGTCtgtcaaatgcatggaccacaTAGTGGCCAAAGTACTCATTGACAACGGCTCTTTCCTCAATGTCATGCCCAAAACTACATTGGATAAGCTGCCATTTGATGCATCGCACATGAGGTCAAGCTCCATGGTGGTAAGGGCTTTTGATGGTAGCCGGCATGACATAAgaggagagatcgatctcccgaTTCAAATTGGGCCATACAATTGCCAGATAAGACATCAACCCCACCTATAGTTGCTTGCTAGGTTGGCCTTGGATCCATTCTATTGGGGTGGTCCCGTCAATGTTgcaccaaaaattgaagtttatGGTGGACGAACAGCTGGTCATAGTGTCAAGGGAAGAAGATATACTAGTGAGTTGTCCATCCTCTACACCCTATGTGGAAGCTGCGGAAGAGTCATTGGAAACATCTTTGCAAGCACTAGAAATTGTGAACAATGCTTATGTGGAGGCTCCTCTGGTGCCTCCTTGATGGTGGCCTGAGTTATGTTGAGGGATGggtatgagcccggaatgggtttaggccaGAATGGTGATGGCACAACAAGCATGGTGAGGTTCGTTGGAAATCGTGGAAGGTTTGGTCTGGGTTATGAGCCTACACATGCCGACAAGAGAAGGGTCACCttagagaagaaggaaagaagccTAGCCCATTTACAAGGGCAGGGACCACAGATGGAGAGGGTACCTATCTGCCACATTAGCAAAAGCTTTGTCAGTGCAGGGTGGATGCGTGAGAATCAGGTTGTTGTGCTAGACGAAGAAACCGACCAAGAGCAGCGAAGTTGGGTGCGGCCGTGCTCCATAGGTTTCGAATTAAAGAATTGGCAGATCATAGAGCGACCAGAGATTTTGGTGTCAAGTCCAATGTAATCTAGTAGTTTGAACCCTATTGTGGGGCCTATGCTTTAGGGTCTACTTCTTTTgttaggcatacctctttctttaatatataaccctttttatttgatatgttcCCTCTTGCACTTTTGTTCATTTCATTCTTCTACATATTTATTTTCGTTGCAATTAAATGATTTGATGCAGATCCAACAATGAGTCTTGTGAAGGTAGTGATACCGAGGACCCGGATGTTGATTTTGAGCAACTAGTAAATCAAGCCAAGGAGGAAGAAAATAAGGAGTGGGGGCTTCCCCCAGATTTGATGAGAATGGTGGAGCAGGAAGAAATGGAGGTGAAGCCACACCGAGAGGAGATAGAGGTTGTGAACCTAGGCATTGGCGGAGAGAGAAAAGAGGTCAAGGTCCACACTTGTATGTCCGCGAACGTCCGAGATGAGTTAGTGACTTTGTtgcgagactaccaagacatcttcgcttGGTCTTAGCAGGATATGCCTGGTTTGAACTCGGATATCGGGTAGCACAAGCTACCTCTGAATCCCAAGTGCTCCTCGATAAAGCAAAaattgagaaggatgaagcccgagatgtCCCTAAATATAAAGcaggaagtgaagaagcaatttgatgcCGATTTCTTGGCCgttgctcggtacccagaatgggtcgcCAATATCGTGCtggtccctaaaaaggatgggaaGATGCGAATGTGCATGGACTATCGGGATCTAAACCAAGCTAGCCCaaaggataactttcctttaCCGCACATCAATGTTCTCGTAGATAACACAGCCAGTTTTGCCTTATTCTCTTTCATGGATGGGTTTTCAGGTTACAATCACATAAAGATGGCACTAGAGGATATGGAGAAGACAACCTTCATCACTCTATAGGGAACCTTCTACTACAAGGTGATGTCATTTGGGCTGAAGAATGCTTGGGCAATGTACCAGCGAGCCATGATGGCATTATTccaagacatgatgcataaagaaatcgaggtctacgtggatgacATGATCGCCAAGTCAAGGATGGAGAAGGAACACTTAGTCAATTTGCAGAAGTTGTTCGAGCAACTGTGTAAATAGAGGTTAAGGCTGAATCCCGCAAAGTGCACGTTCGGGGTGAAATCCAAAAAATTTCTCGGCTTTGTCATTAGCCAAAAAGGAATAGAGGTGGATCCAGACAAGGTAAAAGCAATCCTTGAAATGCCCGAGCCACGTACCGAGAAGCAGGTCTAAGGTTTCTTGGGAAGGTTGAACTACATAGTGAGATTCATATCATAGTTAACCGCCACTTGCAAGCCTTTTTTCAAATTGTTGCATAAAAATCAGTCGGTCCAATGGGACGATGATTTTCAAGTAGCATTTGAAAGGATTAAACGGTGTTTgatgaatcctcctgtgctcGTGCCACCAGTGCCCAGAATACCCCTTATCCTATACATGACAGTATTAGATGAATTGATGGGGTGTGTGCTGGGACAACACGATGAATCCGGAAAAAGGGAACGGGCCATCTACTACTTGAGCAAGAAGTTCACAGCATGCGAGATGAACTACTCATTACTAGAAAAGATGTGTTGTGCCTTGGCATGGGCAGCTCATCGTTTGAGGTAGTATATTCTGAGTTACACTACTTGGTTGgtatccaaaatggatcccatcAAGTACATCTTCGAAAAGCCCGCTCTCACTAGGAGGATAGCTCAGTGGTAGGTTCTgttatctgaatttgatattgtctACGTCACTGagaaggcgataaagggaagcacCTTGGCAGATTATCGAGCCTAACAACCCATAAGCGATTGTCAGCCTATGCATCCAGAATTTCCTGATGAGGATATTATGGCTTTGTTTGAAGAGGAGGTTGAAGATGAGgacaaagataagtggattATGTGGTTTGATGGTGCGTCTAATGCACTAGGCCATGAgattggggcagtattggtttCCCCAGACAAGTAATACATACCTTTCACAGCTAGGTTGTGTTTCGATTGCACAAACAATATAGCGGAGTACGAGGCATGTGCCCTTGGGATCCGAGTAGCGATCAACTTTAGGGTCAAGTTACTCAAGGTATATGGGGACTTGGCATTGGTAATTCATCAGTTGAAAGGTGAATGGGAGACCAAAGACCACAAATTGGTGCCTTACCAGGCTTACATCAGGAAATTGATGGAACTCTTTGATGACATATCATTTCATCACATTCCTAGAGAGGAAAATCAGATGGTTGACGCCCTTGCCACTCTAGCATCCATGTTCAAAGTGAGCCCACACGAAGATTTGTTGAACATCAAATTCAGATGTCGTGTCAAGCCTGCACACTGTTGTTTGATAGAAGAAGAGGGggatggtaagccttggtacTTCGATATCAAACGATACATTGAAGACAAGGAATAC encodes the following:
- the LOC102660950 gene encoding uncharacterized protein, with the translated sequence MHPEFPDEDIMALFEEEVEDEDKDKWIMWFDAEYEACALGIRVAINFRVKLLKVYGDLALVIHQLKGEWETKDHKLVPYQAYIRKLMELFDDISFHHIPREENQMVDALATLASMFKVSPHEDLLNIKFRCRVKPAHCCLIEEEGDGKPWYFDIKRYIEDKEYPPDAFDNDKRMLRRLAAGFFLSGDILYKRNHDMVLLQFVDAKEAKQMLVEVHEGSFGHMPMDMSWPKIF